A genomic segment from Triticum dicoccoides isolate Atlit2015 ecotype Zavitan chromosome 1A, WEW_v2.0, whole genome shotgun sequence encodes:
- the LOC119279269 gene encoding tubulin beta-1 chain-like — MREILHIQGGQCGNQIGSKFWEVVCDEHGIDPTGRYVGTSDLQLERVNVYYNEASCGRFVPRAVLMDLEPGTMDSVRTGPYGQIFRPDNFVFGQSGAGNNWAKGHYTEGAELIDSVLDVVRKEAENCDCLQGFQVCHSLGGGTGSGMGTLLISKIREEYPDRMMLTFSVFPSPKVSDTVVEPYNATLSVHQLVENADECMVLDNEALYDICFRTLKLTTPSFGDLNHLISATMSGVTCCLRFPGQLNSDLRKLAVNLIPFPRLHFFMVGFAPLTSRGSQMYRSLTVPELTQQMWDSKNMMCAADPRHGRYLTASAMFRGKMSTKEVDEQMINVQNKNSSYFVEWIPNNVKSSVCDIPPRGLSMASTFIGNSTSIQEMFRRVSEQFTAMFRRKAFLHWYTGEGMDEMEFTEAESNMNDLVSEYQQYQDATADEEGEYEEEEDLEQE; from the exons atgagggagatcctgCACATCCAGGGCGGGCAGTGCGGGAACCAGATCGGGTCCAAGTTCTGGGAGGTGGTGTGCGACGAGCACGGCATCGACCCCACGGGGAGGTACGTCGGCACCTCCGACCTGCAGCTGGAGCGCGTCAACGTCTACTACAACGAGGCCTCGTGCGGCCGCTTCGTGCCGCGCGCCGTGCTCATGGATCTCGAGCCCGGCACCATGGACTCCGTGCGCACGGGGCCATACGGCCAGATCTTCCGCCCCGACAACTTCGTCTTCGGCCAGTCCGGCGCCGGCAACAACTGGGCCAAGGGCCACTACACCGAGGGCGCGGAGCTCATCGACTCCGTCCTCGACGTCGTCCGCAAGGAGGCCGAGAACTGCGACTGCCTGCAAG GCTTCCAGGTGTGCCACTCCCTCGGCGGGGGCACCGGTTCCGGCATGGGCACGCTGCTGATTTCCAAGATCAGGGAGGAGTACCCGGACCGGATGATGCTCACCTTCTCCGTGTTCCCATCCCCCAAGGTGTCTGACACCGTGGTCGAGCCCTACAACGCCACCCTCTCGGTTCACCAGCTGGTGGAGAACGCCGACGAGTGCATGGTGCTGGACAACGAGGCGCTCTACGACATCTGCTTCCGCACCCTCAAGCTGACCACACCTAGCT TTGGTGACCTGAACCACTTGATCAGTGCCACCATGAGCGGTGTCACCTGCTGCCTCCGCTTCCCGGGACAGCTGAACTCAGACCTCCGCAAGCTCGCCGTCAACCTGATCCCCTTCCCGCGCCTCCACTTCTTCATGGTGGGCTTTGCGCCGCTCACATCTCGTGGGTCGCAGATGTACCGCTCCCTCACTGTCCCTGAGCTCACACAGCAGATGTGGGACTCAAAGAACATGATGTGTGCTGCTGACCCACGCCATGGCCGCTACCTCACAGCCTCGGCCATGTTCCGTGGCAAGATGAGCACCAAGGAGGTTGACGAGCAGATGATCAACGTGCAGAACAAGAACTCTTCCTACTTCGTGGAGTGGATCCCGAACAACGTCAAGTCAAGCGTGTGTGACATCCCACCACGCGGCCTCTCCATGGCGTCCACCTTCATTGGCAACTCCACCTCCATCCAGGAGATGTTCCGGCGTGTGAGCGAGCAGTTCACCGCCATGTTCAGGAGGAAGGCTTTCTTGCATTGGTACACTGGTGAGGGGATGGACGAGATGGAGTTCACTGAGGCCGAGAGCAACATGAACGACCTTGTCTCTGAGTACCAGCAGTACCAGGACGCCACTGCCGACGAGGAGGGCGAGTACGAGGAAGAGGAAGACCTGGAGCAGGAGTAA
- the LOC119279280 gene encoding uncharacterized protein LOC119279280 isoform X1 → MVTAFRAGIGAWSDMVSLPMERSPNVHPRFREVIQVFKKVRRRVVAGIRLQQLNCKSSDELLRQGGAILQCKDEEGAIPLHGACAWGYAFFICIELILLCPKEKVSCPKK, encoded by the exons ATGGTGACTGCATTTAGAGCTGGCATTGGTGCTTGGTCAGACATGGTGTCTTT GCCCATGGAGAGAAGCCCTAATGTACACCCAAGGTTCAGGGAGGTGATCCAGGTTTTCAAGAAGGTTAGAAG GAGG GTGGTGGCAGGTATCAGGCTACAACAGCTGAATTGCAAGTCTTCTGATGAG CTTTTGCGGCAAGGAGGAGCAATCTTACAGTGCAAAGATGAAGAAGGGGCAATTCCTCTTCATGGTGCTTGTGCTTGGGGGTATGCATTTTTTATTTGCATTGAACTTATACTTCTTTGCCCCAAGGAGAAGGTTTCATGCCCCAAGAAGTAG
- the LOC119279280 gene encoding uncharacterized protein LOC119279280 isoform X2 has product MVTAFRAGIGAWPMERSPNVHPRFREVIQVFKKVRRRVVAGIRLQQLNCKSSDELLRQGGAILQCKDEEGAIPLHGACAWGYAFFICIELILLCPKEKVSCPKK; this is encoded by the exons ATGGTGACTGCATTTAGAGCTGGCATTGGTGCTTG GCCCATGGAGAGAAGCCCTAATGTACACCCAAGGTTCAGGGAGGTGATCCAGGTTTTCAAGAAGGTTAGAAG GAGG GTGGTGGCAGGTATCAGGCTACAACAGCTGAATTGCAAGTCTTCTGATGAG CTTTTGCGGCAAGGAGGAGCAATCTTACAGTGCAAAGATGAAGAAGGGGCAATTCCTCTTCATGGTGCTTGTGCTTGGGGGTATGCATTTTTTATTTGCATTGAACTTATACTTCTTTGCCCCAAGGAGAAGGTTTCATGCCCCAAGAAGTAG
- the LOC119279345 gene encoding isopentenyl-diphosphate Delta-isomerase I-like — protein MAASAARSLALFSSAASLGLGRASSRLALSSPSSHSGLLPRPALAFRGRASFAATAVVMGKAGAVDAEADAGMDAVQRRLMFDDECILVDEQDNVIGHESKYNCHLMEKIESGHALHRAFSVFLFNSKYELLLQQRSTTKVTFPLVWTNTCCSHPLHRESELIEENCQGVRNAAQRKLFDELGIQAEDLPVGQFIPLGKILYKAPSDGKWGEHELDYLLFMVRDVKLNPNPEEVSDVKYVNRDELKQLIKKADDGEGGIKLSPWFRLVVDNFLMGWWDHVEQGTLKEAADMKTIHKL, from the exons ATGGCGGCCTCGGCGGCGCGCTCCCTCGCGCTCTTCTCCTCCGCCGCCTCGCTCGGCCTCGGCCGCGCCTCGTCCCGCCTCGcgctctcctccccctcctcccactcggggcttctcCCCCGGCCGGCGCTCGCCTTCCGCGGACGCGCCTCCTTCGCCGCCACGGCCGTCGTGATGGGGAAGGCCGGCGCCGTCGACGCCGAGGCCGACGCAGGGATGGACGCCGTCCAGCGCAGGCTCATGTTCGACGACGA GTGCATATTAGTCGATGAACAGGACAATGTCATCGGCCACGAGTCAAAGTATAACT gccatctcatggaaaagatAGAATCAGGGCATGCCCTTCACAGAGCGTTCAGTGTTTTTCTTTTCAACTCCAAATATGAGTTGTTACTTCAG CAACGGTCTACGACAAAAGTGACATTTCCACTTGTCTGGACAAACACTTGCTGTAGCCACCCTTTACACCGTGAATCTGAGCTCATTGAGGAGAACTGCCAAG GTGTCAGAAATGCAGCACAGAGGAAACTATTTGATGAACTGGGAATACAGGCTGAAGATTTACCAGTTGGCCAATTCATCCCACTCGGGAAGATTCTTTACAAGGCTCCATCTGATGGAAAATGGGGCGAACACGAGC TGGACTACCTCCTGTTCATGGTTCGCGACGTGAAGCTCAACCCAAACCCAGAAGAAGTGTCCGACGTCAAGTACGTGAACCGCGATGAGCTGAAGCAGCTGATTAAGAAAGCAGATGATGGGGAAGGTGGCATCAAGCTGTCCCCTTGGTTCAGGCTGGTGGTGGACAACTTCCTGATGGGCTGGTGGGATCATGTTGAGCAAGGGACTCTGAAGGAGGCTGCCGACATGAAAACCATTCATAAGTTGTAG